From the Polaribacter tangerinus genome, the window TTAGGTGGTAGAACCAGAGCATTGCAAGTAGATATATCTGATGCTTCAGGAAAAACGATGCTAGCAGGAGGTGTAAGTAGCGGTGTATTTAGAACCACAGATGGTGGACAAAATTGGACAAAAGTTTCTGCTTTTGATGAAATTCACAACGTTACTTCAATTGCACAAGATCCAAGGCCAGGTTTTCAAAACATTTGGTACTATGGTACAGGAGAGTATGCTGGTAATAGTGCTTCAATTCAAGAGCAATACAGAGGCTATGGAGTATGGAAATCTACCGATAGCGGTTTAACTTGGCAACAAATGGCTACAACGTCAAATGGTGCTTTTGAAAATTTTGACAACTTTTTCGATTATATAATTGATATGGAAGTACACCCTGTTTCGGGAGAACTTTTTGTTGGTACTGCCGGAAAAGTTTACAGATTAGCAAACCCTTCACCAGTGGTAGAGTTAGAAATAGATAATAATTCTTTAGGTTGGACAGATTTAGAAATTACTACTTCAGGAAGAGTTTTTGTTGCTATAGATGGAAGATTTTCTGCAGTTAGCGGTGTTTGGACTTCACCAACAGGTTCTGGAAACTGGACACGTATTTCAGAAAATGTAACTAATTTTAGCCCAACGAGAAGAATTACTCTAGGTATAGCGCCATCTAACGAAAACATCGTATATGTGTTGTATGACAATGGAGACAATAATGCTGCAGGAAATCGAGTAGCTGAGGCAGATTTATTTCAGTATAATTTTTCAACAGATACTTGGGTAGACTACAGTAGTAAATTACCAGATGAAGCTGGAGAGTCTAATGGAAACGATCCCTTTTCTATACAGGGTGGTTATGATTTAGTGGTTTCGGTAAAGCCAGACAATGAAAACTTTGTGGTTATTGGTGGTACAAATATTTATAAAATTAACAACATAACTACAGATACCACTTTTAAAAGAATTGGTGGTTATAAAGATGCCAATGGTTATGAACTTTATTCTAATCATCACCCAGATATTCATGCAGTAGCTTGGGGATTAACAGATAGTAATATTTTGTATTCTGGAACCGACGGAGGTGTTCACGAAACAACAAACGTAAGTTCAGAAACGGTAAGCTGGAACAACTTAAACAACAATTATCTTACATATCAATACTATCATATAAATATGATGAATGAGTCAGGATCAGACATTGTAATTGGTGGAGCTCAAGATAATGGTACTACCATTGGAGGAACTAATTTTGGTAGACCAGATAAATCTTCTATGAAATCATATTTTGGGGGTGATGGAGCTGCGGTAGCAGTTGCAAATTCAGACAATTTATTAAGTGGATTTTATGTGTATGCTTCTACTCAGAATGGAAATATGTATAGAGGAGAAGATACTTTTTTAAATTCGAATATAACTCCTAAAGACGAGAATGGAGATGAATATGATAGTGGTTTTGTAACCTATTTTCACATGGACCCAGATAATTCAGAAATTATTTATTATGCTGGTGGAGATAAGTTATTAAGAACAGATAATGCAGAAACCGTAAGCAGTTCTACTTGGGATGAAATTGGAAAGTTACCTTTTGGAGAAAAAATTTTAACAATGGAAACTACCCGAGGAACTTATGATGCTTCTTCTAGTTTCCTTTTTATTGGTGGTAGAGGAGGTAATGTTTATAGAGTAAGCGATCCTAAAAATACTAGCGAAATTACACTTAAAAAAATGACACCACCAGGTGTTTTTGTTGATGATTTAGATATTAATAATAGTCAGTATATTTCTGATATAGCCATTCATCCCACAAATTCAGATATTTTAATTGCTACATATGCTAGTTATGGAAGTACTATAAAAAATATTTTTATTACTAAGAACGCAACTGCAGCAAGTCCAACATGGGTAGAGGTAGAGCGTAATTTGGCTTCACATTCAATTCGATCGGCAGCTATTGCAATGGTGGGAGATCAAACTCATTATTTTGTAGGAACAGCAAGAGGTTTGTATTCATCTGAAAATCCAGAAACTGAAGATTGGTCTCTGGAAGGAGGCACTGTTATGGG encodes:
- a CDS encoding T9SS type A sorting domain-containing protein, whose translation is MKQIYQFLTLALVLTFFVACNSNTELSSELKHTKKKKKTQEEKAIATKQRWLHDFNMQKNPLTGKIPKEEKLKEFENALLEKQSTYASRTNTNNYISRGPSNLGGRTRALQVDISDASGKTMLAGGVSSGVFRTTDGGQNWTKVSAFDEIHNVTSIAQDPRPGFQNIWYYGTGEYAGNSASIQEQYRGYGVWKSTDSGLTWQQMATTSNGAFENFDNFFDYIIDMEVHPVSGELFVGTAGKVYRLANPSPVVELEIDNNSLGWTDLEITTSGRVFVAIDGRFSAVSGVWTSPTGSGNWTRISENVTNFSPTRRITLGIAPSNENIVYVLYDNGDNNAAGNRVAEADLFQYNFSTDTWVDYSSKLPDEAGESNGNDPFSIQGGYDLVVSVKPDNENFVVIGGTNIYKINNITTDTTFKRIGGYKDANGYELYSNHHPDIHAVAWGLTDSNILYSGTDGGVHETTNVSSETVSWNNLNNNYLTYQYYHINMMNESGSDIVIGGAQDNGTTIGGTNFGRPDKSSMKSYFGGDGAAVAVANSDNLLSGFYVYASTQNGNMYRGEDTFLNSNITPKDENGDEYDSGFVTYFHMDPDNSEIIYYAGGDKLLRTDNAETVSSSTWDEIGKLPFGEKILTMETTRGTYDASSSFLFIGGRGGNVYRVSDPKNTSEITLKKMTPPGVFVDDLDINNSQYISDIAIHPTNSDILIATYASYGSTIKNIFITKNATAASPTWVEVERNLASHSIRSAAIAMVGDQTHYFVGTARGLYSSENPETEDWSLEGGTVMGIPIVSGLVYRHSDNVLLVGTHGNGMFETNLNSSLSVKETYKETVQLAMYPNPTQRELTLISRDITIGNSTKFSIYSIDGKEVKRGVVQDKKIDVQDLSQGMYLLNLKSDGKTVTRKFVKN